The following coding sequences lie in one Sorghum bicolor cultivar BTx623 chromosome 6, Sorghum_bicolor_NCBIv3, whole genome shotgun sequence genomic window:
- the LOC8082591 gene encoding protein DJ-1 homolog D gives MAAKKVLMLCGDYMEDYEVMVPFQALQAYGVSVDAVCPSKKAGNICRTAVHQGIGHQTYSETKGHNFTLNASFDEITASEYDGLVIPGGRAPEYLAMDRQVLNLVRNFSDAKKPIASVCHGQLILAAARVVENRNCTAYPAVKPVLVAAGAKWEEPDTMAKCTVDGNLITAATYDSHPEFISLFVKALGGSVAGSDKKILFLCGDYMEDYEVMVPFQSLQALGCHVDAVCPDKGAGEKCPTAIHDFEGDQTYSEKPGHDFTLTASFESVDASSYDALVIPGGRAPEYLALNDKVISLVKAFADNGKPIASICHGQQILSAAGVLKGKKCTAYPAVKLNVVLGGGTWLEPDPIHRCFTDGNLVTGAAWPGHPEFVSQLMALLGIKVSF, from the exons ATGGCGGCGAAGAAAGTGCTCATGCTCTGCGGCGACTACATGGAGGACTACGAg GTCATGGTCCCGTTCCAAGCGCTGCAAGCGTATGGGGTGTCCGTGGATGCCGTCTGCCCTAGCAAGAAGGCCGGCAACATCTGCCGCACCGCCGTCCATCAGGGGATCGGCCACCAG ACATACTCTGAGACAAAAGGTCATAATTTCACACTAAATGCTTCATTTGATGAGATAACTGCTAGTGAATATGATGGATTGGTAATTCCTGGTGGACGTGCACCCGAATATCTTGCAATGGATAGACAGGTGCTTAACCTAGTCAGAAATTTCTCTGATGCTAAGAAGCCTATTGCATCAGTTTGTCATGGACAGTTGATTTTAGCGGCAGCAAGAGTAGTTGAGAACCGTAACTGCACAGCATATCCAGCTGTTAAACCAGTTTTGGTTGCTGCTGGTGCTAAGTGGGAAGAACCCGACACAATGGCAAAATGCACTGTTGATGGCAATCTCATCACTGCAGCAACTTATGATTCTCATCCTGAATTCATCAGCCTATTTGTCAAAGCACTTGGAGGTTCAGTGGCAGGCTCAGACAAGAAAATACTGTTCCTCTGTGGG GACTACATGGAAGATTATGAGGTTATGGTCCCATTCCAGTCTCTTCAAGCTCTTGGCTGCCATGTCGATGCTGTTTGCCCTGACAAGGGAGCCGGGGAGAAGTGCCCGACAGCCATTCATGATTTCGAAGGTGATCAGACTTACAGTGAGAAGCCTGGCCACGATTTTACTTTAACAGCATCATTTGAAAGTGTGGATGCTTCAAGCTATGATGCACTTGTGATTCCTGGTGGGCGGGCTCCGGAGTATCTGGCTCTGAATGATAAAGTCATCAGCTTGGTGAAGGCCTTCGCGGATAACGGAAAGCCAATTGCATCGATCTGCCATGGCCAACAGATATTGTCAGCTGCTGGAGTCCTTAAG GGGAAGAAATGCACTGCGTACCCAGCCGTAAAGCTCAACGTTGTACTTGGGGGCGGAACCTGGCTGGAGCCTGACCCGATCCACCGCTGCTTCACCGACGGCAATCTCGTCACTGGCGCAGCCTGGCCCGGGCACCCTGAGTTCGTGTCCCAGCTCATGGCGTTGCTCGGCATCAAGGTTTCCTTCTGA